A section of the Macaca thibetana thibetana isolate TM-01 chromosome 10, ASM2454274v1, whole genome shotgun sequence genome encodes:
- the LOC126929369 gene encoding neuroendocrine secretory protein 55 produces the protein MDRRSRAHQWRRARHNYNDLCPPIGRRAATALLWLSCSIALLRALATSNARAQQRAAAQQRRSFLNAHHRSGAQVFPESPESESDYEHEEADLELSLPECLEYEEEFDYETESETESEIESETDFETEPETAPTTEPETEPEDERGPVVPKHSTFGQSLTQRLHALKLRSPDASPSRAPPSTQEPQSPSEGEELKPEEKDPRAPEESEEPKKEKQRRRCKPKKPTRRDASPESPSKKGPIPIRRH, from the coding sequence ATGGATCGGAGGTCCCGGGCTCATCAGTGGCGCCGAGCTCGCCATAATTACAACGACCTGTGCCCGCCCATAGGCCGCCGGGCAGCCACCGCGCTCCTCTGGCTCTCCTGCTCCATCGCGCTCCTCCGCGCCCTTGCCACCTCCAACGCCCGTGCCCAGCAGCGCGCGGCTGCCCAGCAGCGCCGGAGCTTCCTTAACGCCCACCACCGCTCCGGCGCCCAGGTATTCCCTGAGTCCCCCGAATCGGAATCTGACTACGAGCACGAGGAGGCAGACCTTGAGCTGTCCCTTCCCGAGTGCCTAGAGTACGAGGAAGAGTTCGACTACGAGACCGAGAGCGAGACCGAGTCCGAAATCGAGTCCGAGACCGACTTCGAGACCGAGCCTGAGACCGCCCCCACCACTGAGCCCGAGACCGAGCCGGAAGACGAGCGCGGCCCGGTGGTGCCCAAGCACTCCACCTTCGGCCAGTCCCTCACCCAGCGCCTGCACGCTCTCAAGTTGCGAAGCCCCGACGCCTCCCCAAGTCGCGCGCCGCCCAGCACTCAGGAGCCCCAGAGCCCCAGCGAGGGGGAGGAGCTCAAGCCCGAGGAGAAAGATCCAAGGGCCCCCGAAGAGTCTGAGGAGCCCAAGAAGGAGAAGCAGCGGCGCCGCTGCAAGCCTAAGAAGCCCACCCGCCGTGACGCGTCCCCGGAGTCCCCTTCCAAAAAGGGACCCATCCCCATCCGGCGTCACTAA